A single Natrinema pellirubrum DSM 15624 DNA region contains:
- a CDS encoding archaeosine biosynthesis radical SAM protein RaSEA: protein MRKPSPEVYEQGKGMDAHNQAMREIRSRKEASYDPHEPTRVWLDEDNTPDGVKTSLTIILNTGGCRWARAGGCTMCGYVAESVDGGSVSHDALMDQIDVCLAHEAENVDEPADLIKIYTSGSFLDEREVGAESRRAIADTFADRDRIVVESLPDFVDREKIGDFTQHGLDTDVAIGLETATDRVRHDCVNKYFDFADFEEACAEAAAADAEADGDVEAGIKAYLLMKPPFLTESEAAEDMISSVERCADVDGCHTVSMNPCNVQRYTMVDDLYFEDGYRPPWLWSVAHVLEETADVDAIVVSDPVGHGSDRGPHNCGECDDRVQKAIKDFDLRQDPSVFEQVSCECELTWETVIERERSFNQPLTR from the coding sequence ATGAGGAAACCGAGCCCCGAGGTCTACGAGCAGGGCAAGGGCATGGACGCCCACAATCAGGCGATGCGGGAGATCCGCTCGCGCAAGGAGGCAAGCTACGACCCCCACGAGCCGACCCGTGTCTGGCTCGACGAGGACAACACGCCTGACGGCGTCAAGACGAGCCTGACGATTATCCTCAACACCGGCGGCTGCCGGTGGGCCCGCGCCGGCGGCTGTACGATGTGTGGCTACGTCGCCGAAAGCGTCGACGGCGGCTCGGTCTCCCACGACGCCCTGATGGACCAGATCGATGTCTGTCTGGCCCACGAGGCCGAGAACGTGGACGAGCCCGCCGACCTCATCAAGATCTACACCTCCGGCTCGTTCCTCGACGAGCGCGAGGTCGGCGCGGAGAGCCGTCGGGCGATCGCCGACACCTTCGCGGACCGCGACCGGATCGTCGTCGAGTCGCTGCCCGACTTCGTCGACCGCGAGAAGATCGGCGACTTCACCCAGCACGGGCTCGATACGGACGTCGCGATCGGCCTCGAGACGGCCACAGACCGGGTGCGCCACGACTGCGTGAACAAGTACTTCGACTTCGCGGACTTCGAGGAGGCCTGCGCCGAGGCCGCCGCCGCGGACGCCGAGGCGGACGGCGACGTCGAGGCCGGCATCAAAGCCTACCTGCTGATGAAGCCCCCCTTCCTCACCGAGTCCGAAGCCGCCGAGGACATGATCTCCTCCGTCGAGCGCTGTGCCGACGTCGACGGCTGCCATACCGTCTCGATGAATCCCTGTAACGTCCAGCGCTACACGATGGTCGACGACCTCTACTTCGAGGACGGCTACCGGCCGCCGTGGCTCTGGTCGGTCGCCCACGTCTTGGAGGAGACCGCGGACGTCGACGCCATCGTCGTCTCGGACCCGGTCGGCCACGGCTCCGACCGCGGCCCGCACAACTGCGGGGAGTGTGACGACCGCGTCCAGAAGGCGATCAAGGACTTCGATCTGCGACAGGACCCGTCGGTCTTCGAGCAGGTCTCCTGCGAGTGCGAACTGACCTGGGAGACGGTCATCGAGCGCGAGCGGAGCTTCAACCAGCCGCTAACCCGATAA
- the tgtA gene encoding tRNA guanosine(15) transglycosylase TgtA — protein sequence MRESFEIRDTDAGGRIGKLTVPRAGTTVETPALLPVINPNLDTISPRRLADEFGAEILITNSYIIHGDDTLHERALEEGLHDLLDFPGAIMTDSGSFQLSEYGEIDVTTEEILDFQREIGSDIATPVDIPTPPDVSHDRAASDLETTQERLEIAEDVDTGEMLVSAPVQGSTYPDLREQAGRHATGTDLDVFPVGAVVPLMNDYRYDDMIDVVAAAKRGLGADAPVHLFGAGHPMMFALAVAAGCDLFDSAAYALYARDDRYLTVRGTRHLADLDYLPCSCAVCTDHSPAELRALPDAERESELAAHNLHVTFAEIRRIKQAIRAGNLLELVEQRARSHPAMLDGYRTLLDHAAQLARSDPVSKGSFFYTSHESARRPEVVRHHRRLERLSVPDSLLLTVDRSAPDAGYDDVWRVQPPFGPFPRALSKTYPLTAETPERTDRAALEAAADGVARLVETSPETDVTLAHRDWPADVLERLPDGVALVDLADEA from the coding sequence ATGCGCGAGTCCTTCGAGATCCGGGACACCGACGCCGGCGGCCGTATCGGGAAGCTGACGGTTCCCCGCGCCGGGACGACCGTCGAGACCCCGGCCCTGTTACCGGTCATCAACCCGAATTTAGACACGATCAGCCCCCGTCGACTCGCCGACGAGTTCGGCGCCGAGATCCTCATCACGAACTCCTACATTATCCACGGCGACGACACGCTCCACGAGCGGGCCCTCGAGGAGGGGCTCCACGACTTGCTCGACTTTCCGGGCGCGATCATGACCGACTCCGGCTCGTTCCAGCTCTCGGAGTACGGCGAGATCGACGTCACCACCGAGGAGATCCTCGACTTCCAGCGCGAGATCGGCTCCGACATCGCCACGCCGGTCGACATCCCGACCCCGCCGGACGTCTCCCACGACCGGGCCGCGAGCGACCTCGAGACGACACAGGAACGCCTCGAGATCGCCGAGGACGTTGATACGGGCGAGATGCTTGTCAGCGCGCCGGTCCAGGGCTCGACCTACCCCGATCTTCGTGAGCAGGCCGGCCGCCACGCCACGGGCACCGACCTCGACGTCTTCCCGGTCGGTGCGGTCGTCCCGCTGATGAACGACTACCGGTACGACGACATGATCGATGTCGTCGCTGCCGCCAAGCGGGGACTGGGAGCCGACGCGCCGGTCCACCTCTTCGGGGCCGGCCACCCCATGATGTTCGCGCTGGCCGTCGCCGCGGGCTGTGACCTGTTCGACTCGGCGGCCTACGCGCTGTACGCCCGCGATGACCGCTACCTGACGGTCCGGGGCACCAGACACCTCGCGGATCTGGACTACCTCCCCTGTTCCTGTGCCGTCTGTACCGATCACTCGCCGGCCGAACTGCGCGCGCTGCCCGACGCCGAGCGCGAGTCCGAACTGGCCGCCCACAACCTCCACGTCACCTTCGCGGAAATCCGTCGGATCAAGCAGGCGATCCGCGCCGGCAACCTGCTCGAGCTCGTCGAGCAACGCGCCCGCTCACATCCGGCGATGCTCGACGGCTACCGCACGCTGCTCGATCACGCCGCCCAGCTCGCGCGCTCCGACCCCGTCTCGAAGGGGTCGTTCTTCTACACCTCCCACGAGAGCGCCCGTCGTCCCGAAGTCGTCCGGCATCACCGACGGCTCGAGCGGCTCTCGGTGCCGGACTCGCTGTTGCTCACCGTCGACCGATCCGCGCCCGACGCGGGGTACGACGACGTCTGGCGGGTCCAACCGCCCTTCGGTCCCTTCCCGCGGGCGCTCTCGAAGACGTATCCGCTCACCGCCGAGACCCCCGAGCGGACCGATCGGGCCGCCCTCGAGGCCGCCGCCGACGGCGTCGCTCGCCTCGTCGAAACGAGCCCGGAGACGGACGTGACCCTCGCACATCGGGACTGGCCCGCCGACGTCCTCGAGCGACTCCCCGACGGGGTGGCCCTCGTCGATCTCGCTGACGAGGCGTGA
- a CDS encoding HalOD1 output domain-containing protein, which yields MTNSSTGTSSDAVHETVSSAVVNVIATHRNVDPVDLPPLYEWIDPDAIDALFEPTRTGGPRHGRLEFEYDGQTIAVDCTDDVEISIDGASAAPSVSVRQSNV from the coding sequence GTGACAAACTCCTCCACCGGCACCAGCAGCGACGCAGTCCACGAGACGGTCAGTAGTGCGGTCGTCAACGTGATCGCGACCCACCGGAACGTCGATCCGGTCGATCTCCCACCCCTCTACGAGTGGATCGATCCGGACGCGATCGACGCCCTCTTCGAGCCGACGCGGACCGGCGGCCCTCGGCACGGTCGCCTCGAGTTCGAGTATGACGGACAGACGATCGCGGTCGACTGTACCGACGACGTCGAGATCTCGATCGACGGCGCGTCGGCCGCCCCGTCGGTCTCGGTTCGCCAGTCCAACGTGTAA
- a CDS encoding TRAM domain-containing protein, with product MFGPAVLGGGLLVAFVIGTWLFRRIRGRGRSAAAQRSRKRHEEAQDRDPPVDIGDVETVAIREFTDHHSGERRAVGKVEGFVVFVEDVPADCEPTDAIRIKILSFNRGHTSATATYLERA from the coding sequence ATGTTCGGACCAGCCGTACTCGGCGGCGGGCTGCTCGTTGCGTTCGTGATCGGGACGTGGCTGTTCAGACGGATTCGTGGCCGCGGGCGGTCGGCGGCCGCACAGCGCTCCCGAAAGCGCCACGAAGAGGCACAGGACCGCGACCCACCGGTCGATATCGGCGACGTCGAGACCGTCGCAATTCGGGAGTTCACCGATCACCACTCCGGTGAGCGACGGGCCGTCGGCAAGGTTGAAGGGTTCGTCGTCTTCGTCGAGGACGTCCCCGCCGACTGCGAGCCGACCGACGCGATCCGCATCAAGATCCTCTCGTTCAACCGCGGCCACACCTCCGCGACGGCGACGTATCTCGAGCGCGCCTGA
- the arcS gene encoding archaeosine synthase subunit alpha, with translation MTEYFEVHERDGAARVGELRLSSPRTTPALVDDVLEDTGSLWSADRDLPDGDKSRLTVLPHRAFPGGTPEEVQESFAVDAPDVDYPSVAVVSSEEVEPQGTDAYALSNVQSVTGHGAALVEAVVDVREAIPADTALLFSGVATPRNVALLAYAGVDLFDATAAVVKGTEGRYLTTDEAYFLEDLEELPCSCPACQQPREEFTREDCADHNRNALESELAIVRRRIRDGRLRDYLEGQARQDQWLTAAMRELDDQWGYLEERTPILRDERIDAATGDTLRRVEIQRFADRVTTRYRNRFDNPLVLVPCSAAKPYSESQSHRQFHDAIQWRGHLVSMTSPIGVVPQELETTYPAQHYDTVVTGRWSEDEKGFVAEVLQRYLERNEYPKIVAHVPDEGYRDIVERVEERLDLDITYTVADHPTDDESLANLAEALSGELKYSKREREHNTVRALADYLLGDGAGDDLFEDIRTTSRYPKIQVRDDEDTQLATMVPQYGTLSFTLEGAKRWLESAAPTKRVEIDGFVPHGSVLAPGVIDADDDIRVGDEVIVEGPQAFAVGRAEMFGREMAESTRGVACEVRHVEEK, from the coding sequence ATGACCGAGTACTTCGAAGTACACGAGCGCGACGGGGCCGCGCGCGTGGGCGAACTCCGCCTCTCCTCGCCCCGAACGACGCCAGCACTCGTCGACGACGTCCTCGAGGACACGGGGTCGCTCTGGAGCGCGGACCGCGATCTCCCCGACGGCGACAAGTCCCGGCTTACCGTGTTGCCCCACCGGGCGTTCCCCGGCGGCACCCCCGAGGAGGTCCAGGAGTCGTTCGCCGTCGACGCCCCCGATGTCGACTACCCAAGCGTCGCGGTCGTCTCGAGCGAGGAGGTCGAGCCGCAGGGAACGGACGCCTACGCGCTGTCGAACGTCCAATCGGTGACGGGCCACGGGGCGGCCCTGGTCGAGGCGGTCGTCGACGTCCGCGAGGCGATCCCGGCCGACACCGCCCTGCTGTTCTCCGGCGTCGCGACGCCGCGGAACGTGGCCCTGCTCGCCTACGCCGGCGTCGACCTGTTCGACGCGACCGCGGCCGTCGTGAAAGGCACCGAGGGTCGCTATCTGACGACCGACGAGGCCTACTTCCTCGAGGACCTCGAGGAACTCCCCTGCTCGTGTCCGGCCTGTCAGCAACCGCGCGAGGAGTTCACCCGCGAGGACTGTGCCGACCACAACCGGAACGCGCTCGAATCCGAACTGGCGATCGTCCGCCGGCGGATCCGCGACGGGCGCCTGCGGGACTACCTCGAGGGGCAGGCCCGCCAGGACCAGTGGCTCACCGCGGCTATGCGTGAACTCGATGACCAGTGGGGCTACCTCGAGGAACGGACGCCGATCCTCCGGGACGAACGGATCGACGCCGCGACCGGCGACACCCTCCGCCGGGTCGAGATCCAGCGCTTTGCCGACCGGGTGACCACGCGCTATCGCAACCGGTTCGACAACCCGCTGGTGCTGGTTCCCTGTTCGGCCGCCAAGCCCTACAGCGAGTCACAGAGCCACCGTCAGTTCCACGACGCCATCCAGTGGCGCGGGCATCTGGTCTCGATGACCTCGCCGATCGGCGTCGTGCCCCAGGAACTCGAGACGACCTACCCGGCCCAGCACTACGATACCGTCGTGACCGGCCGCTGGTCCGAGGACGAGAAGGGGTTCGTCGCCGAGGTGCTGCAGCGATATCTCGAGCGCAACGAGTACCCGAAGATCGTCGCCCACGTCCCCGACGAGGGCTACCGCGACATCGTCGAACGCGTCGAGGAACGGCTCGACCTCGATATTACCTATACGGTCGCCGACCACCCGACCGACGACGAGTCGCTCGCGAACCTCGCCGAGGCGCTGTCGGGCGAGTTGAAGTACTCCAAGCGCGAGCGCGAACACAACACCGTCCGCGCGCTCGCCGACTACCTGCTCGGTGATGGAGCCGGTGACGACCTCTTCGAGGACATCCGGACGACGAGCCGCTACCCCAAGATCCAGGTCCGGGACGACGAGGACACCCAGCTCGCGACGATGGTCCCCCAGTACGGCACCCTCTCCTTTACGCTCGAGGGAGCGAAGCGGTGGCTCGAGAGCGCGGCACCGACCAAACGCGTCGAGATCGACGGCTTCGTCCCCCACGGAAGCGTCCTCGCGCCGGGAGTCATCGACGCCGACGACGACATTCGCGTCGGTGACGAGGTGATCGTCGAGGGACCCCAGGCTTTCGCCGTCGGCCGTGCCGAGATGTTCGGCCGTGAGATGGCCGAGAGTACGCGCGGGGTCGCCTGCGAAGTCCGCCACGTCGAAGAGAAATAG
- a CDS encoding HdeD family acid-resistance protein, which translates to MNSITAPTGHGEGIALENDWRRLAIAGGIVGLLGLLAMAVPVVTGISVTLALGLLLIAGGIVHAGHAFAVRGWRGSAWQTALAVVSIVAGAAVLAAPAIALVTLTIALVAYLAVEGITELVAAMRLPASRGRTSIAVSGVAALVLAGLLWAGFPATAAWAIGLLVGANLLVTGIAMVSVAAAARRPLEEATPSATGPRGA; encoded by the coding sequence ATGAACAGTATCACAGCACCCACTGGACACGGCGAGGGCATCGCCCTCGAGAACGACTGGCGGCGGCTCGCGATCGCGGGCGGAATCGTCGGGCTACTCGGACTGCTTGCGATGGCCGTGCCGGTCGTGACCGGGATCTCGGTCACGCTCGCGCTGGGACTGCTCCTGATCGCGGGCGGGATCGTCCACGCGGGCCACGCGTTCGCGGTGCGGGGCTGGCGCGGCTCGGCCTGGCAGACTGCGCTGGCGGTCGTTTCGATCGTCGCTGGAGCGGCGGTACTCGCGGCTCCGGCCATCGCGCTCGTTACCCTGACGATCGCGCTCGTAGCGTACCTGGCCGTCGAGGGAATCACGGAACTCGTGGCGGCGATGCGGCTGCCTGCCTCCCGCGGCCGGACCTCGATCGCCGTCAGTGGCGTCGCTGCGCTCGTCCTCGCCGGCCTCCTCTGGGCCGGTTTCCCGGCGACTGCGGCGTGGGCGATCGGCCTGCTCGTCGGCGCGAACCTCCTCGTAACCGGGATCGCGATGGTGTCCGTCGCCGCGGCCGCTCGTCGGCCGCTCGAGGAGGCGACCCCGTCCGCGACCGGACCGCGCGGGGCGTAA
- a CDS encoding metal-dependent transcriptional regulator, with product MTDASQYLLVCYLGAQETGEPVSPGYVADELERSPSVTTETLQRLEQRGYLRYEPYEGATLTEQGREAAADLHERYVVLSTFFREVLDLAEPDREAMTLAGSVSPLVTERVAETLLEAEDIEAIDVPV from the coding sequence ATGACGGACGCATCCCAGTACCTGCTCGTGTGCTATCTGGGCGCACAGGAGACCGGGGAGCCGGTGTCGCCGGGCTACGTCGCGGACGAACTCGAGCGGTCGCCGTCGGTCACGACGGAGACGCTCCAGCGTCTCGAGCAGCGGGGCTATCTGCGCTACGAACCGTACGAGGGAGCGACGCTTACCGAACAGGGACGCGAGGCGGCCGCCGACCTCCACGAGCGCTACGTCGTCCTGTCGACGTTCTTCCGAGAGGTCCTCGACCTCGCGGAGCCCGACCGCGAGGCGATGACACTGGCGGGCAGCGTCAGTCCGCTCGTGACCGAACGCGTCGCCGAAACGCTGCTCGAGGCCGAAGACATCGAAGCGATCGACGTGCCGGTCTGA
- the dpsA gene encoding DNA starvation/stationary phase protection protein DpsA, producing MNTQQTVQQEAGTVEENSLRLEPEKAEQIVEALNRDLADAYVLYHQLHKHHWNVEGAEFLDIHVFLQEVYEDVEDAADEIAERLQALGGVPHANMTTLAEKATVEPEDEDVYDIRTSLANDLEMMGDIIESTRQHIELAENLGDHATAELLREQLVTIEEHTHHIEHYLEDDTLVLESATN from the coding sequence ATGAACACGCAGCAGACCGTCCAACAGGAAGCCGGTACCGTCGAGGAGAACTCGCTCAGGCTCGAGCCCGAGAAGGCCGAGCAGATCGTCGAGGCGCTCAACCGCGATCTGGCGGACGCGTACGTCCTCTATCACCAGCTCCACAAGCACCACTGGAACGTCGAGGGCGCGGAGTTCCTCGACATTCACGTGTTCCTGCAGGAGGTCTACGAGGACGTCGAGGACGCCGCCGACGAGATCGCCGAGCGACTGCAGGCGCTTGGCGGCGTTCCACACGCGAACATGACGACGCTGGCCGAGAAGGCGACCGTCGAACCCGAAGACGAGGACGTCTACGACATTCGGACGTCGCTTGCCAACGACCTCGAGATGATGGGCGACATCATCGAGAGTACGCGCCAGCACATCGAACTCGCCGAGAACCTCGGCGATCACGCGACCGCCGAACTCCTCCGCGAACAGCTCGTGACCATCGAGGAACACACCCACCATATCGAACACTACCTCGAGGACGACACGCTGGTCCTCGAGTCGGCGACGAACTGA
- a CDS encoding bacterio-opsin activator domain-containing protein, translating to MSETDTRAGAGGEGDATDVLRVLLIEDNPGDARLIQEMLRDTEELVQRVSPGDAAGGAPEIVRETRLEDGLATAETEPTDIVLLDLNLPDSEGLTTLETVHEETGETPIVVLTGVRDQQVGVKAIQRGAQDFLVKDEVTSELLVRTIHHAIERAHQERKRRQQREQLEALNRLNRIGHDISHAVITTETRAELEQQVCDRLAAEDAYRFAWIGGVNPGSDRIVPEAAAGVEDGYLDEIDVTVAADDEAGQGPAGTAVRTGEVQVMNDMRTDPTYGPWREAAHSRGYQSSAAIPIIHEDLVYGVLNVYSSSPRAFEGPATEVLARTGDVIAHAITAIERKDALVSDAVVELEFRIEELAEPLIQRSTSEGCTIEFEQLVGGDETLLAYGSASGISQEAFRDAIDESDGISDVRFLAVRRDEFEFELVAPAAVSLFETIATHGGRVASATIADGEFRFVIELPRGRDTRRMIELIRDQRDDATYLAQRTTERGDRNDTGPLSVLEDELTDKQRAALETAYFAGYFDWPRGSTGEEIAERLGIAPATFNQHLRTSERKFFESVFGE from the coding sequence ATGAGCGAGACCGACACCAGAGCGGGGGCGGGCGGAGAGGGCGACGCGACCGACGTCCTTCGGGTCCTCCTGATCGAGGACAACCCCGGCGATGCCCGGCTAATCCAGGAGATGCTCCGGGACACCGAGGAGTTGGTCCAGCGGGTCAGCCCCGGCGATGCGGCCGGTGGGGCACCGGAGATCGTCCGCGAAACCCGCCTCGAGGACGGGCTCGCGACCGCCGAGACCGAACCGACCGACATCGTCCTGCTCGATCTGAACCTCCCCGACAGCGAGGGGCTCACGACCCTCGAGACGGTCCACGAGGAGACCGGCGAGACGCCGATCGTCGTCCTGACGGGGGTTCGCGACCAGCAGGTCGGTGTCAAGGCGATCCAGCGGGGCGCACAGGACTTCCTCGTCAAGGACGAGGTGACCAGCGAACTGCTGGTGCGGACGATCCACCACGCGATCGAGCGTGCCCATCAGGAACGAAAGCGCCGCCAGCAACGCGAGCAACTCGAGGCGCTGAACCGGCTCAACCGGATCGGCCACGACATCAGCCACGCGGTGATCACGACCGAGACACGTGCGGAACTCGAACAGCAGGTCTGTGACCGGCTCGCCGCGGAGGACGCCTACCGGTTCGCGTGGATCGGCGGTGTCAATCCGGGCAGCGACCGCATCGTGCCGGAGGCGGCCGCCGGCGTCGAGGACGGCTACCTCGACGAGATCGACGTCACCGTCGCCGCGGACGACGAGGCCGGGCAGGGGCCGGCCGGAACGGCCGTCCGGACCGGCGAGGTACAGGTCATGAACGACATGCGGACGGATCCGACGTACGGACCGTGGCGAGAGGCCGCGCACTCCCGCGGCTACCAGTCCTCGGCGGCGATCCCGATCATCCACGAGGACCTCGTCTACGGCGTGTTGAACGTCTACTCGTCGTCGCCGCGAGCGTTCGAGGGGCCCGCGACCGAGGTCCTCGCCCGGACCGGCGACGTCATCGCCCACGCGATCACCGCGATCGAGCGAAAGGACGCGCTGGTCAGCGACGCCGTCGTCGAACTCGAGTTCCGCATCGAGGAGCTGGCGGAACCGCTGATCCAACGCTCGACCTCGGAGGGGTGTACGATCGAGTTCGAGCAGTTGGTCGGCGGCGACGAGACGCTGCTGGCCTACGGCTCGGCGTCGGGGATCTCGCAGGAAGCCTTTCGCGACGCCATCGACGAGAGCGACGGGATCAGTGATGTCCGGTTTCTCGCCGTCCGGCGCGACGAGTTCGAGTTCGAACTCGTCGCCCCCGCGGCGGTATCGCTGTTCGAAACGATCGCAACTCACGGCGGCCGCGTCGCGTCGGCGACGATCGCCGACGGGGAGTTCCGGTTCGTCATCGAACTGCCACGGGGCCGGGACACCCGCCGGATGATCGAACTCATTCGGGACCAACGCGACGACGCGACCTACCTCGCCCAGCGGACCACCGAGCGGGGCGACCGCAACGACACCGGTCCGCTGTCGGTCCTCGAAGACGAACTGACCGACAAACAGCGGGCGGCCCTCGAGACGGCCTACTTCGCGGGCTATTTCGACTGGCCGCGAGGCAGTACGGGCGAGGAGATCGCCGAGCGCCTCGGTATCGCGCCCGCGACCTTCAACCAGCATCTGCGGACGTCAGAGCGGAAATTCTTCGAGTCGGTATTCGGCGAGTAA
- a CDS encoding response regulator, producing the protein MTETPHTQPEPARILLVEDNPGDVRLTKEAFKQGRIENDLYVVSDGTEALEFLSKHGEYADVPRPDLILLDLNLPGKDGEDVLEDLKADPKLQSIPVIVLTSSRAEEDIARSYELHANAYLTKPVDPDEFIETVRAFEKFWFSVVRLPPEVDPQ; encoded by the coding sequence ATGACTGAGACACCACACACCCAGCCCGAGCCGGCCCGAATCCTGCTCGTCGAGGACAATCCCGGCGACGTTCGCCTGACCAAGGAGGCGTTCAAACAGGGTCGTATCGAGAACGACCTGTACGTCGTCTCCGACGGGACCGAGGCGTTGGAGTTCCTTTCCAAGCACGGCGAGTACGCCGATGTCCCCCGTCCGGACCTGATCCTGCTTGATCTTAATCTCCCCGGCAAGGACGGCGAGGACGTCCTCGAGGACCTCAAGGCCGATCCGAAACTGCAATCGATCCCGGTGATCGTACTGACCAGTTCTCGGGCGGAAGAGGACATCGCCCGGTCCTACGAACTCCACGCGAACGCCTACCTCACGAAGCCGGTTGATCCGGACGAGTTCATCGAGACCGTTCGGGCCTTCGAGAAGTTCTGGTTCTCGGTCGTTCGGCTGCCACCGGAGGTCGATCCCCAATGA
- a CDS encoding ATP-binding protein, whose amino-acid sequence MSGSRPAPRLRVDGDPDQFWQPFQNLPDSAITYSGERTPRISVFAEYDGPRWKVSVRDRGSDRSEGDGSSLPGVRSAPRPRGVRRHRRGLALCRRIAERHDGAITIDSETGGGATVSVALSTTPDHDLSDD is encoded by the coding sequence ATGTCGGGATCGAGACCGGCCCCACGTCTTCGTGTCGATGGCGACCCCGACCAGTTTTGGCAGCCGTTCCAGAACCTGCCGGATTCCGCGATTACCTATTCGGGCGAACGAACCCCACGTATATCCGTATTCGCCGAGTACGATGGTCCGAGATGGAAGGTTTCAGTCCGCGACCGGGGATCGGATCGATCCGAGGGAGACGGATCGTCTCTTCCGGGTGTTCGATCGGCTCCACGGCCGCGAGGAGTACGCCGGCACCGCCGGGGGCTCGCGCTCTGTCGGCGCATCGCCGAGCGCCACGATGGCGCGATCACCATCGACTCGGAGACGGGCGGGGGAGCAACGGTCTCCGTCGCGTTATCCACCACACCGGACCACGACTTGAGCGATGACTGA
- a CDS encoding IS5-like element ISNpe18 family transposase, with product MSSSATTLQGVASVDDFLNVAATETAPLFEYLEFEFLLEYDVFAPASRGRTRVHKPPELFKGFLHCYYKGIYGPRPVTRELHNTLTWLSCGFEKPPSRDTVDRFLTDLELVVDDVFDRLVEQAACRGLLDSTYRIDSTHVTAIQYNDEATWNYDSTAEEHYYGFGCVIVSAGPKIPIAAEFTQRKQIDAETAMRVTKDALAVDTPIWMLGDSAYDVLEWHDFLLSQGVVPIAPYNPRNTDDPLDIEYRVEDRIDEHAEDISLKQSVLAETYDHRTQVERTNEACKDCGLGHVRARGRVHARTQVFLALSLRVIVAVTNYERGHNPGRTKLKTL from the coding sequence ATGTCCAGCAGCGCCACAACCCTGCAAGGCGTAGCTTCGGTTGACGACTTCTTGAATGTCGCGGCTACGGAGACAGCACCGCTATTCGAGTACTTAGAGTTCGAGTTTCTGCTGGAGTACGACGTGTTCGCCCCCGCTTCGAGGGGGCGAACACGAGTCCACAAGCCCCCAGAACTCTTCAAAGGCTTCCTGCACTGCTACTACAAAGGCATCTACGGCCCACGACCAGTCACACGAGAACTCCACAATACACTCACTTGGCTCTCCTGCGGTTTCGAGAAGCCGCCCTCACGAGACACTGTTGATCGGTTTCTCACCGATCTTGAATTGGTGGTGGATGATGTCTTCGACCGCCTCGTCGAGCAGGCCGCCTGCCGGGGCCTGCTCGACTCCACATACCGCATCGATTCGACTCACGTCACTGCAATCCAGTACAACGATGAAGCGACGTGGAACTACGACTCAACGGCTGAGGAACACTACTACGGATTCGGCTGTGTGATTGTGTCGGCCGGGCCAAAGATTCCGATTGCTGCAGAGTTCACACAGCGAAAGCAGATCGATGCTGAGACGGCGATGCGCGTCACGAAGGACGCGCTCGCCGTCGATACACCGATCTGGATGCTCGGAGACAGCGCTTACGACGTGCTGGAGTGGCACGACTTCCTGCTGTCGCAGGGAGTCGTGCCGATTGCGCCGTACAACCCACGCAATACGGACGATCCGCTTGACATCGAATACAGGGTCGAGGACCGCATTGACGAACACGCCGAAGACATCAGTCTCAAACAATCAGTACTCGCCGAGACGTATGATCATCGGACGCAAGTGGAACGAACAAACGAAGCCTGCAAGGACTGCGGCCTCGGGCACGTCCGCGCCCGAGGCCGCGTACATGCACGAACACAGGTGTTCCTTGCACTGAGTCTCCGCGTGATCGTCGCAGTTACCAACTACGAAAGAGGACACAATCCCGGACGAACGAAGCTCAAAACCCTGTGA